The following proteins come from a genomic window of Oceanispirochaeta sp.:
- a CDS encoding NAD(P)H-dependent oxidoreductase, which produces MRYTIIHDTPDLQGREILEYLREKTEKAAHPTRDIRFFDLGQVNMEPCLGCFNCWLKTPGLCVFKDDASKLMKEEILSDRILYLCPVTWGSYSPAVKILQDRSLGRVLPFFVTHKGETHHPLRYGKGAEPFLAGYGDDLSGEEEEVFRRTGENLNDNIYRGKMNTLILRSSEDYAGLDRFFEGDVQ; this is translated from the coding sequence ATGAGATACACCATTATCCATGACACCCCCGACTTGCAGGGCCGGGAAATACTGGAATATTTAAGGGAAAAAACAGAAAAAGCCGCCCATCCAACAAGGGATATCCGTTTTTTTGATTTAGGCCAGGTGAATATGGAACCCTGTCTGGGCTGTTTCAACTGCTGGCTTAAAACACCGGGACTATGTGTTTTTAAGGATGATGCTTCAAAATTAATGAAGGAAGAAATCCTTTCAGATCGTATCCTCTATCTCTGCCCCGTTACCTGGGGCAGTTACAGCCCTGCTGTCAAAATTCTTCAGGATCGTTCACTGGGCCGGGTCCTTCCCTTTTTTGTGACCCATAAGGGAGAAACCCACCATCCTCTCCGATACGGCAAAGGTGCTGAACCATTTCTGGCGGGATACGGAGACGATCTCAGTGGGGAGGAAGAAGAGGTTTTCAGAAGGACCGGTGAAAATCTGAATGACAATATCTACAGGGGGAAGATGAATACCCTGATCCTCAGGTCTTCAGAGGATTACGCGGGATTGGACCGTTTTTTTGAAGGAGATGTTCAATGA
- a CDS encoding TetR/AcrR family transcriptional regulator produces the protein MDNGVSHGFLSWRQADVYTVNIKNIHRHVYTVNINLLYLYEMNDYHHGHLKQQLLDEGLKLLIEDGYKNFSMRKLARRCNVSHTSPYRHFADKEKLIKALSVEVHEKFNTSLKESMDQVEGSPVDKLKGMGKGYVKFFMKNPDYLELLFLTPELYNMENRKDDCGDGSSFLTYFSAVSRALNGNGTVDLTLPEGPSVLKKPEAIPGAALQPWCLIHGLTVLLVKKAIPVSSPEDVDRLIEQILETV, from the coding sequence ATGGATAATGGTGTATCTCATGGTTTTCTCTCCTGGAGACAGGCAGATGTTTACACTGTCAACATCAAGAACATACACCGGCATGTTTACACTGTCAACATAAATTTGTTATATTTGTATGAAATGAATGATTACCATCACGGACACCTGAAACAGCAGCTTCTTGATGAGGGGCTTAAACTGCTGATAGAAGACGGGTATAAGAATTTCTCAATGAGAAAGCTGGCCCGCCGCTGCAATGTATCCCACACCTCACCTTATAGACATTTTGCTGATAAGGAAAAACTTATAAAAGCCCTATCCGTCGAAGTGCATGAAAAGTTCAATACCTCACTTAAAGAGTCAATGGATCAGGTGGAAGGATCTCCTGTAGATAAGCTGAAAGGCATGGGGAAAGGATATGTCAAGTTCTTCATGAAGAATCCTGATTACCTGGAACTTCTCTTCCTGACTCCAGAGCTTTATAATATGGAAAACAGAAAGGACGACTGCGGGGACGGATCATCCTTTTTAACCTATTTTTCTGCCGTGTCCAGAGCCCTGAATGGAAATGGTACCGTTGACCTCACCCTGCCGGAGGGTCCTTCGGTATTAAAAAAACCGGAAGCAATTCCGGGAGCTGCCTTGCAGCCCTGGTGCCTGATTCATGGATTAACAGTCCTTCTTGTCAAAAAAGCCATCCCCGTCAGCAGTCCTGAAGATGTGGATCGGCTGATAGAACAGATTCTGGAGACAGTCTGA
- a CDS encoding PTS transporter subunit IIC, giving the protein MIRVMEILKSFIDAFFEFKAYIMLPFFIIIIGLIIRMPLGRLLKAALQLGTGFAGVFIVFSFFVDNIRPAVEQIIRVRGLDFPVLDVGWPPLAAITWSSPLAPLSIPFIILINIIMIALKTTRTIYIDIWNYWHLALIGALLFAVSHNYFIAFAAITLITIYTIKTADWTAPYVFRESGLEGVTISPVSVVGLLPFAELMDSLYDRIPYVKKWNFNPHTGDSRLNQFADPMVIGFFMGILLGIGAGYSVKTFLELGIHIAAVMYLLPKCGELIGEGISPISNSMKERIQNWFPGRSGLNVAVDTGILMNNKSVIVSGLILMPIALGIALILPGNRTLPLGDLPNLLSVISVTVLISRGNVIRSVFTGIPVVVTFLLISSSMAELFTNLSQGTGMDMGQGQLITAFTDGGNHIRFYLYHLFQGNVIALASIPFIGLLLYLSHRRYKKNLKAEGL; this is encoded by the coding sequence ACTGATCATCCGGATGCCCTTAGGCCGTCTTCTCAAGGCGGCTCTGCAGCTGGGAACCGGTTTCGCCGGTGTATTTATTGTTTTTTCTTTTTTTGTGGACAATATCAGACCCGCCGTCGAGCAGATCATTCGTGTGAGGGGTCTCGATTTCCCCGTTCTGGACGTGGGCTGGCCTCCCCTGGCTGCCATCACCTGGAGTTCTCCTCTGGCCCCTCTTTCCATTCCCTTCATCATATTGATCAACATCATCATGATCGCCTTGAAAACGACCAGAACCATCTATATCGATATCTGGAACTACTGGCACCTGGCTCTCATCGGGGCACTCCTTTTTGCTGTCTCCCACAACTATTTCATAGCCTTTGCGGCTATCACCCTGATAACGATTTATACCATCAAGACAGCCGACTGGACCGCCCCCTATGTGTTCCGGGAGTCCGGCCTGGAGGGAGTCACCATTTCGCCTGTGTCGGTGGTCGGTCTGCTCCCCTTTGCCGAGCTGATGGACAGCCTGTACGACCGGATTCCCTATGTCAAAAAATGGAATTTCAACCCACATACGGGTGATTCAAGGCTGAATCAGTTTGCTGATCCCATGGTGATCGGGTTTTTTATGGGCATCCTCCTGGGGATTGGTGCCGGCTATTCTGTCAAAACATTTCTGGAGCTGGGGATTCATATTGCCGCGGTGATGTACCTCCTTCCAAAATGCGGAGAGCTTATCGGGGAAGGTATTTCCCCCATCTCCAACAGCATGAAGGAAAGAATTCAAAACTGGTTTCCCGGGCGCTCGGGGCTGAATGTGGCGGTGGATACGGGAATCCTGATGAACAATAAATCAGTCATTGTATCGGGTCTGATCCTTATGCCCATCGCTCTGGGAATCGCCCTGATTCTCCCCGGGAACAGGACTCTGCCCCTGGGAGATCTCCCTAATCTTCTCTCTGTCATTTCCGTCACCGTATTGATCAGCAGGGGCAATGTCATCCGCAGTGTGTTCACAGGGATCCCCGTAGTCGTGACTTTTCTGCTGATTTCCAGTTCCATGGCGGAGCTGTTTACTAATTTATCTCAGGGTACGGGTATGGATATGGGCCAGGGACAGCTGATTACGGCCTTCACAGACGGGGGAAATCACATCCGCTTTTATCTGTATCATCTTTTTCAGGGAAATGTGATCGCTCTTGCATCCATTCCCTTCATCGGTCTGCTCCTGTATCTGTCTCATAGACGATACAAAAAGAATTTGAAAGCAGAGGGTCTTTGA